One region of Parerythrobacter jejuensis genomic DNA includes:
- a CDS encoding SDR family NAD(P)-dependent oxidoreductase codes for MARLDGKTAVILGAASAGNMGQVIARLFASEGATVMVAGRHEGPLKSLAEEIGGHYAICDITDRGQVQAMAAKAKADMGRVDAAINCTGWGLLASLVETTEEQLDQIVDLQFKGTHHFLQAFVEQMIAQEPSGGSLISLSSATTKALINNHAAYIGTKRGTEALIECVANDYGPQGIKANTVSPAFTESPMTADSFQVPGLVDAFLPKYPMGRLNTSEDVANACLWLCTDEAFLTGQNIQPNGGVTLRGNPQATDIERSVGAAMAAQAGDG; via the coding sequence ATGGCACGGCTCGACGGCAAGACAGCAGTAATTTTGGGTGCGGCCAGTGCCGGGAATATGGGCCAGGTGATCGCCCGCCTGTTCGCCAGCGAAGGCGCAACCGTAATGGTCGCCGGTCGCCATGAAGGTCCGCTCAAATCACTGGCCGAGGAAATCGGCGGGCACTATGCGATTTGCGACATTACGGATCGTGGCCAGGTGCAGGCCATGGCCGCCAAGGCGAAAGCTGATATGGGCCGGGTGGACGCGGCGATCAATTGCACAGGTTGGGGCCTACTCGCCAGCCTGGTCGAGACCACGGAAGAACAGCTCGACCAAATCGTCGATCTGCAATTCAAGGGCACCCATCACTTCTTGCAGGCCTTCGTCGAGCAGATGATCGCACAGGAGCCCAGCGGAGGATCGCTGATCTCGCTATCTTCCGCTACCACCAAAGCGCTGATCAACAACCATGCCGCCTATATCGGCACCAAGCGCGGGACCGAGGCATTGATCGAATGCGTCGCCAATGATTACGGGCCGCAGGGGATCAAGGCCAACACGGTCTCCCCCGCATTCACCGAAAGCCCGATGACTGCCGACAGTTTTCAGGTTCCCGGGTTGGTCGACGCGTTCCTGCCGAAATACCCGATGGGTCGGCTCAACACGTCGGAAGACGTTGCCAATGCCTGCCTGTGGCTATGCACCGACGAGGCGTTTCTGACCGGGCAGAACATCCAGCCCAATGGCGGCGTGACGTTGCGGGGCAACCCGCAGGCCACCGATATCGAGCGCTCGGTGGGCGCTGCCATGGCCGCCCAGGCTGGCGACGGTTAA
- a CDS encoding SDR family NAD(P)-dependent oxidoreductase — protein MKLEGKVAAITGGTAGLGRGIAEAFLAEGASVALMARNPDKGQKVLDELGVGDRAFFFAGDVMKQEDVEGFIDATVSGLGSIDILVNNAGGAGDLQPMVDLSDEAFDEAMKWNVYSTFWATRRALKTMLANQWGRVINMSSMEGKHGKPVFTAYTAAKHAVNGMTKSLAREVGTEGVTVNSICPGLVITDIIKNNGPATAEAMGMEFDAMIDMFAQEAAIKRPNTVEEIAAVAMLLASPEGGGITGATISVDGGTAQY, from the coding sequence ATGAAGCTCGAAGGCAAAGTAGCGGCGATCACAGGGGGCACGGCCGGTTTGGGTCGAGGCATTGCGGAGGCCTTTTTGGCGGAAGGGGCAAGTGTCGCTCTGATGGCCCGCAATCCGGACAAGGGGCAGAAGGTCCTCGATGAATTGGGGGTCGGCGATCGCGCGTTTTTCTTTGCCGGGGACGTGATGAAGCAGGAGGACGTTGAGGGGTTTATCGATGCCACCGTTTCCGGTCTCGGCAGCATTGATATCTTGGTCAACAATGCAGGCGGGGCAGGGGATTTGCAGCCGATGGTTGATCTGTCGGACGAAGCCTTCGACGAGGCGATGAAGTGGAACGTCTATTCCACCTTCTGGGCGACACGGCGCGCGCTCAAGACCATGTTGGCGAACCAATGGGGGCGCGTGATCAATATGTCCTCGATGGAGGGCAAGCACGGCAAGCCGGTTTTCACGGCCTATACGGCGGCCAAACATGCCGTGAATGGAATGACCAAGTCATTGGCGCGCGAGGTCGGGACCGAGGGCGTCACGGTCAATTCGATCTGTCCGGGGCTGGTGATCACCGACATCATCAAGAACAATGGACCGGCCACAGCGGAGGCGATGGGCATGGAGTTCGATGCGATGATCGACATGTTCGCGCAGGAGGCGGCGATCAAGCGCCCCAACACGGTGGAGGAAATTGCCGCGGTGGCGATGCTCCTCGCGTCCCCAGAAGGCGGCGGCATTACCGGTGCCACCATCAGTGTGGATGGCGGCACGGCCCAATACTAA
- a CDS encoding FAD-dependent oxidoreductase, protein MTGAMETCDVIVLGSGAAGMSAALAAHDAGAKVILLERDERVGGTSAVSGGVIWVADNPRMRDAGLEDSREDALAYFRALDHGDLVDETLEAFIDKGPEALEFLESIGALKVALLEGYPDYYLDRPGAKPGGGRALDHDLFALTELGDWANKITAIEDIKPMMLRETPLGGGTGVVDPDEMGRRIGAQERGFGQAMVGRLLKACLDRGIEPRTGADVEQLRIDDGRVTGVALADGTELTATQGVVLSTGGFEWNDEMRQAFLRGPMDAPASPPTAGGTGLALSMAAGAKLGNMTQAWWAPTLAPPDRKWADGQQRAEPVLIERTVPHSILVNRAGKRFCNEAANYSALAGAFHAFDPQSYDYPNLPAWLVFDAQYVERYPIGTRMPGEPVPDWVARADSLAELANTLGIASDALEATVERFNQHASAGYDPDFQRGTSAYDHFYGDRSREGTAVTLGPIKQGPFYAVEIHMGLLGTNGGARTDGSARILGHDGSPIPGLYGAGNAIACPTGGIYAGAGGTLGPALTFGVIAGRAAARRDNS, encoded by the coding sequence ATGACTGGCGCGATGGAAACATGTGATGTGATTGTGCTGGGTTCGGGAGCTGCCGGGATGAGCGCAGCGCTTGCTGCCCATGATGCTGGCGCCAAGGTCATTCTGCTCGAGCGCGACGAGCGCGTTGGCGGGACGTCGGCTGTGTCGGGCGGCGTAATCTGGGTCGCCGACAATCCGCGCATGCGCGACGCGGGCTTGGAGGACAGCCGCGAAGACGCGCTGGCCTATTTCCGTGCTCTCGATCACGGTGATCTGGTTGACGAAACGCTCGAAGCATTCATCGACAAAGGGCCGGAAGCGCTGGAATTTCTGGAAAGCATTGGTGCCCTGAAGGTTGCCCTGCTCGAGGGATATCCGGACTATTACCTCGACCGCCCGGGCGCCAAACCCGGCGGCGGGCGGGCGCTTGATCACGATCTCTTCGCGCTTACCGAACTGGGCGATTGGGCAAACAAGATCACCGCCATCGAAGATATCAAACCGATGATGCTGCGTGAGACCCCGCTGGGCGGGGGAACCGGCGTGGTAGATCCGGACGAAATGGGCCGGCGGATCGGCGCGCAGGAGCGCGGCTTTGGCCAAGCGATGGTTGGCCGGTTGCTCAAGGCCTGTCTTGATCGCGGGATTGAACCGCGCACAGGAGCCGATGTCGAGCAATTGCGGATCGACGATGGACGGGTCACCGGTGTCGCCTTGGCGGATGGCACAGAACTCACCGCCACGCAGGGCGTCGTCTTGTCGACCGGCGGGTTCGAGTGGAATGACGAGATGCGACAGGCCTTCCTGCGCGGGCCGATGGATGCACCCGCTTCGCCGCCGACTGCGGGCGGTACAGGCCTCGCGTTATCGATGGCTGCCGGGGCCAAGCTGGGCAATATGACCCAGGCCTGGTGGGCGCCCACTCTCGCCCCGCCCGATCGCAAATGGGCGGATGGGCAGCAACGGGCAGAACCTGTCCTGATCGAGCGAACAGTGCCGCATTCCATTCTGGTCAATCGGGCCGGGAAACGTTTCTGCAACGAGGCCGCAAACTACTCGGCTCTGGCGGGCGCGTTTCATGCGTTTGATCCGCAAAGTTATGATTACCCCAACCTGCCCGCGTGGCTGGTGTTCGATGCGCAATATGTAGAGCGCTATCCGATCGGCACCCGTATGCCCGGCGAGCCGGTGCCGGACTGGGTGGCACGTGCCGACAGCCTGGCCGAGCTGGCCAACACACTCGGGATTGCATCCGATGCGTTGGAGGCGACGGTCGAACGCTTCAACCAGCATGCGAGCGCTGGCTATGATCCTGATTTCCAGCGCGGGACCAGCGCCTATGATCATTTCTACGGTGACCGGAGCCGCGAGGGCACTGCGGTGACATTAGGGCCGATCAAGCAGGGGCCGTTTTACGCGGTCGAAATCCATATGGGGCTGCTCGGCACCAATGGAGGGGCGCGCACCGATGGTTCGGCACGCATTCTCGGGCATGACGGAAGCCCGATCCCGGGCCTTTATGGTGCAGGCAATGCCATCGCCTGCCCCACCGGCGGCATCTATGCCGGCGCGGGCGGCACGCTGGGCCCTGCCCTCACCTTCGGAGTGATCGCAGGCCGCGCTGCCGCCCGGCGCGACAATAGCTGA
- a CDS encoding cytochrome P450, producing the protein MANTVTEAEQPDINLFDPQVQQCPYDAYKTLRDEAPVFRIEGTDMFVVSRYDDVRRILMDPVTFPSSSADTPFRASAGNIERGQMVAERFAEKGWVPAPTLNGRDDPEHKQMRAMFNQAFKPSKIKEIDPKVETLAYELIDSFLDDGHCNWVQQFCIPLPLFIIGEQMGAKREDMWQIKRWTDAFFHRISLMLPEDQHMEMVDREIEAQQYFQPIFERLRKEPDDSLISVLVNTVIEEWGRPLTDNELHAEMMADTFVGGSETTTNALAAGMKLLIENKDVWHQLRNDPDTYMKTFVEEVVRLESPVQSLMRFVASDIEIDGVAIPAGSMINVRFAAANRDERQFECPEKLDLDRPKAGSHMGFGSGVHHCLGAPLARRELAWGFTAVIDRFEDMWFAEGKNDFTYHPHFLLRSLKELHIEFEPKKR; encoded by the coding sequence ATGGCGAATACGGTGACCGAGGCAGAACAACCGGACATCAACCTGTTCGATCCGCAGGTGCAGCAATGCCCCTATGACGCCTACAAGACCTTGCGCGACGAGGCGCCGGTTTTCCGGATCGAGGGGACCGACATGTTCGTGGTCAGCCGCTATGACGATGTGCGCCGGATATTGATGGACCCGGTCACCTTTCCCAGCAGCAGCGCCGACACACCTTTCCGGGCCAGCGCCGGAAATATCGAGCGTGGCCAGATGGTTGCCGAACGTTTTGCGGAAAAGGGCTGGGTCCCGGCGCCGACTCTCAACGGCCGCGATGATCCCGAGCACAAGCAAATGCGCGCGATGTTCAACCAGGCCTTCAAACCGAGTAAGATCAAGGAGATCGATCCGAAGGTTGAGACATTGGCTTACGAATTGATCGATAGCTTTCTGGACGATGGGCACTGCAATTGGGTGCAGCAATTCTGCATCCCGCTGCCGCTGTTTATCATCGGTGAGCAGATGGGGGCCAAGCGCGAGGATATGTGGCAAATCAAGCGCTGGACGGATGCGTTCTTCCATCGCATCTCGCTGATGCTGCCGGAAGACCAGCACATGGAAATGGTCGATCGCGAAATCGAGGCGCAGCAATATTTCCAGCCGATCTTCGAACGCTTGCGCAAGGAACCAGATGATTCGCTGATCAGTGTCCTGGTAAACACCGTGATCGAGGAATGGGGACGCCCGCTGACCGATAACGAGCTGCATGCCGAAATGATGGCGGATACTTTTGTTGGCGGGAGCGAGACGACCACCAATGCCCTGGCAGCGGGTATGAAGCTGCTGATCGAGAACAAGGATGTCTGGCACCAGCTGCGCAACGATCCCGATACCTATATGAAGACCTTCGTCGAAGAAGTCGTACGGCTGGAATCGCCGGTGCAGAGCCTGATGCGCTTCGTGGCCAGCGACATCGAAATTGACGGGGTCGCGATTCCTGCCGGGTCGATGATCAATGTGCGCTTCGCTGCTGCCAATCGCGACGAGCGGCAGTTTGAATGCCCCGAAAAACTCGATCTGGATCGGCCCAAGGCGGGCAGCCATATGGGGTTTGGATCAGGCGTCCATCATTGTCTCGGCGCACCTCTGGCGCGGCGCGAACTGGCCTGGGGATTTACCGCCGTCATCGACCGGTTCGAAGATATGTGGTTCGCCGAAGGCAAAAATGATTTCACCTACCATCCCCACTTCCTGCTCCGCAGCCTGAAGGAACTCCATATCGAATTCGAGCCGAAGAAGCGCTGA
- a CDS encoding nuclear transport factor 2 family protein: MDTAVQELLDKKAIEDVVARYARTLDWLDDDGQASCYWPDADIDYGFFKGKAQDFLPVVMDIERASQRRWHMLGGLIIAFQSATSASSECYGIFAGANPQEDGSLAGNLYGGRYLDEWDKRKGEWRISSRLYIVDWHRPLDNQPGLEPNPDFPLPTAKITESEHPLYRRL; the protein is encoded by the coding sequence ATGGACACGGCAGTGCAGGAATTGCTCGACAAGAAGGCAATCGAGGATGTTGTGGCCCGCTATGCCCGCACGCTCGACTGGCTTGATGATGATGGGCAAGCGAGCTGCTATTGGCCCGATGCGGACATCGATTACGGCTTCTTCAAGGGCAAGGCGCAGGATTTCCTGCCGGTGGTGATGGACATCGAACGGGCGTCACAGCGGCGCTGGCATATGTTGGGCGGCCTGATCATCGCGTTCCAGTCCGCAACCAGCGCGAGCAGTGAATGCTATGGCATTTTCGCCGGGGCCAATCCACAAGAAGACGGCAGCCTTGCCGGCAACCTGTATGGCGGTCGCTATCTCGACGAGTGGGACAAGCGGAAGGGCGAATGGCGCATTTCGTCGCGTCTCTACATTGTCGACTGGCACCGCCCGCTCGATAATCAGCCCGGCCTTGAACCGAACCCCGATTTCCCCCTGCCCACGGCGAAGATCACCGAAAGCGAGCACCCGCTCTACCGGCGGTTATGA
- a CDS encoding enoyl-CoA hydratase/isomerase family protein translates to MPDLVRREDFDGWVQLTLNRPDKLNSLNVAMFEQLRQHCLALAGETGIGCVVLRGAGQCFSAGHDLGGIAEGETPPSRGWHSETLRMLEKLPIPVVAAVHGHCYTGALEVALAADFIIASETARFGDTHAKFALTPVWGMSARLPRRVGIATAKRLMFTAQMFGAAEAVRIGLAEYLIEEAEFETEIARLAGQIAAQSHFSHAANKRLLDRSDAQPMDAALQREWMDGEGRGPDMHERIAAFQTKSS, encoded by the coding sequence ATGCCTGACCTGGTCAGACGCGAGGATTTCGATGGCTGGGTCCAATTGACCCTGAACCGGCCCGACAAGCTGAACTCGCTGAATGTCGCAATGTTCGAACAGCTTCGGCAGCATTGCTTGGCCCTTGCCGGGGAAACCGGCATTGGCTGTGTGGTGTTGCGCGGTGCGGGTCAGTGCTTTTCTGCGGGGCATGATCTGGGCGGCATAGCCGAAGGGGAGACGCCCCCATCGAGGGGTTGGCATTCCGAAACCCTGCGTATGCTGGAAAAGCTGCCGATCCCGGTCGTGGCAGCGGTCCATGGCCATTGTTACACCGGCGCTCTGGAAGTGGCGCTGGCGGCCGACTTCATCATCGCATCGGAAACGGCGCGGTTTGGCGATACCCATGCCAAGTTTGCCCTCACACCGGTCTGGGGCATGAGCGCGCGGTTGCCGCGCCGGGTCGGCATTGCCACGGCCAAGCGGCTGATGTTCACGGCCCAGATGTTTGGTGCCGCAGAGGCGGTCCGCATCGGGCTAGCCGAATATTTGATCGAAGAAGCGGAGTTCGAGACCGAGATTGCGCGGCTGGCCGGGCAGATCGCTGCGCAATCCCATTTCAGCCATGCGGCGAACAAGCGGTTGCTCGATCGCTCCGATGCCCAACCCATGGATGCGGCGCTCCAGCGGGAATGGATGGACGGCGAAGGGCGCGGGCCGGACATGCATGAACGGATCGCCGCATTCCAGACAAAGTCCTCATAA
- a CDS encoding nuclear transport factor 2 family protein: MAMPGQAQATIERFWQIQDEGDYTKLVDLFAEDAVLEDPVWGTYNGRDAILKFMTTMVSEMGERKIHFTVDEICGDDHAVWARWTMHVPGGSRGGVGIYKVRDGQVTYYRDYMDPPVEENADA, encoded by the coding sequence ATGGCAATGCCAGGACAAGCGCAGGCCACGATCGAACGATTCTGGCAGATCCAGGATGAGGGTGATTATACCAAGCTGGTTGATCTCTTTGCGGAGGATGCTGTGCTGGAGGATCCGGTGTGGGGGACTTATAACGGCCGCGACGCGATCCTTAAATTCATGACCACAATGGTCAGCGAGATGGGCGAGCGGAAGATCCACTTCACCGTCGACGAAATCTGCGGCGACGATCACGCAGTTTGGGCCCGGTGGACCATGCACGTCCCCGGGGGCAGTCGCGGCGGTGTGGGCATTTACAAGGTGCGCGATGGGCAAGTGACCTATTATCGCGACTATATGGACCCGCCTGTCGAGGAGAATGCCGATGCCTGA
- a CDS encoding N-acyl homoserine lactonase family protein translates to MRQATAETGVLVYAFTCGYITLPTTYFIAGGEGKTKVPACSFLIDHPDGLAVFDTGFSDRFVGLEDGLGKIVDMPEEHPIAVRLEALDVDPGAVQWIINSHLHLDHAGGNRMLPNATVIVQEQEWDFGFAGEDGAYSTQDFDIGQTVKKVRGEHDVFGDGSVTVFPTPGHTPGHQSARIRTATGEAVLAGDCCNFRRSLDEMKMPENVYNADHYRGSLESLSSLRRAGARIFYGHDPDFWSTVPQATELNMATIQS, encoded by the coding sequence ATGCGCCAGGCCACTGCAGAGACAGGCGTGCTCGTCTACGCATTCACCTGCGGCTATATCACCCTGCCGACAACCTATTTCATTGCCGGTGGCGAGGGGAAAACCAAGGTCCCGGCGTGTAGTTTTCTGATCGACCATCCGGACGGGTTGGCCGTGTTCGACACCGGCTTTTCGGATCGTTTCGTCGGGCTGGAGGATGGGCTCGGCAAGATTGTCGATATGCCGGAAGAGCACCCCATTGCCGTGCGGCTGGAAGCGCTGGATGTCGATCCCGGAGCGGTGCAGTGGATCATCAATTCGCACCTGCATCTCGATCATGCCGGCGGCAACCGCATGCTGCCAAACGCCACTGTCATCGTGCAGGAACAGGAATGGGACTTCGGTTTTGCCGGGGAAGACGGGGCCTACTCGACCCAGGATTTCGACATTGGCCAAACGGTGAAGAAAGTGCGCGGCGAGCATGATGTGTTTGGCGACGGTTCGGTGACGGTATTTCCGACGCCGGGCCATACGCCCGGACACCAGTCGGCCCGCATACGGACCGCAACCGGAGAGGCGGTGCTGGCAGGTGATTGCTGCAACTTCCGCCGTTCCTTGGATGAAATGAAAATGCCTGAGAACGTCTACAATGCGGATCACTATCGCGGCTCGCTGGAATCGCTTTCGAGCTTGCGGAGGGCCGGAGCGCGCATTTTCTACGGCCATGATCCCGATTTCTGGTCCACCGTTCCGCAGGCGACCGAATTGAATATGGCAACAATCCAAAGCTGA
- a CDS encoding VOC family protein, translating into MADLAGLPVRQLAYFVPDIEAAARVHADQFGSGPFFIARHIELSTSEHRGVPQPLDHSSAYGQWGAVMVEFVQQHNSDPSAFHDLFPLGTGRYGLHHMALFVADLPAAIAEFAENGQDLAQYAVTTSGVAYAFIDARVSMGHMLELYEPTEGLLAFYDMVAQAAQGWDGSDPVRELGGY; encoded by the coding sequence GTGGCAGACCTTGCAGGATTACCGGTCCGCCAGCTCGCATATTTCGTGCCGGATATCGAAGCAGCGGCACGGGTGCATGCGGATCAATTCGGCTCTGGCCCGTTCTTCATTGCCCGCCATATCGAACTTTCGACGAGCGAGCATCGCGGTGTGCCGCAACCACTCGATCACAGTTCGGCCTATGGCCAGTGGGGCGCAGTGATGGTGGAGTTTGTCCAGCAACACAATTCCGACCCCAGTGCATTCCATGATCTGTTTCCCCTGGGGACCGGGCGATACGGGCTTCATCACATGGCGCTGTTCGTAGCCGATCTGCCAGCGGCCATCGCGGAGTTTGCGGAAAACGGGCAGGATCTGGCGCAATATGCCGTCACCACAAGCGGTGTCGCCTACGCCTTCATCGATGCGCGGGTCAGCATGGGCCACATGCTGGAACTGTATGAGCCCACCGAGGGCTTGCTTGCGTTCTATGATATGGTGGCGCAGGCCGCACAGGGTTGGGATGGAAGCGATCCGGTGCGGGAACTGGGAGGATACTGA
- a CDS encoding fatty acid--CoA ligase yields the protein MADTVLEIAEAETVTEVVRLHAINTPDTAAFTFEDQEITFAELDAGSNRAAQGLMSLGVQRGDRIAYLGKNHPLYFEILIGAAKIGAVMTPVNWRLAAPEVAYILDNCGAQVAFVGAGFAEMMEKARPDAPRLSHVIGLEATGETATDYCEWRDSFPADNPGVHLGAGDDLLQLYTSGTTGRPKGAVMTHGSILSSRDSTGRDGGLRPWQEPVEGDVTLLAMPCFHISGTGTGIGTMVAGTNAIVLPEYDPTQALDLIENYNISKIFLVPAAIQIMLNHPRVAEVDFSRLKFITYGASPIPLELMKAAMERFGCGFVQMYGMTETSGTIVALDPEDHRPEGSPKMRSVGTPLQGVEIKIIDDDGNTVAANTVGEIATRSSKNMSRYWNNPDATASTIDPEGWLRTGDAGYLDEDGYLYIHDRVKDMIISGGENIYPAEVENAVYSHPKVADVAVIGVPDEKWGEAVKACVVVKDGEEVTEPEIIAHCREHIAGYKCPKSIDFIEALPRNPSGKVLRRELRAPYWEGKERAVN from the coding sequence ATGGCCGACACCGTACTCGAGATTGCCGAAGCCGAAACCGTGACCGAGGTTGTCCGCTTGCATGCGATCAACACGCCGGACACCGCCGCGTTCACCTTCGAAGATCAGGAGATCACCTTTGCGGAGCTGGATGCTGGTAGCAACCGCGCGGCACAGGGGTTGATGTCACTCGGGGTCCAGCGCGGTGACCGGATTGCCTATCTGGGCAAGAACCATCCGCTCTATTTTGAAATCCTGATCGGGGCGGCGAAAATTGGCGCGGTGATGACCCCGGTAAACTGGCGGCTCGCTGCCCCGGAAGTTGCTTACATACTCGACAATTGCGGAGCGCAGGTCGCGTTTGTCGGGGCAGGTTTTGCCGAGATGATGGAGAAAGCCCGGCCAGACGCGCCGCGTCTCTCGCATGTCATCGGGCTGGAAGCCACAGGCGAAACCGCAACCGATTATTGCGAATGGCGGGATAGCTTCCCGGCGGATAATCCCGGCGTGCATCTGGGGGCGGGCGACGATCTGCTCCAGCTCTATACCTCCGGCACCACGGGTCGCCCGAAAGGGGCCGTGATGACCCACGGCTCGATCCTTTCCTCGCGGGACAGCACTGGGCGCGATGGCGGATTGCGGCCCTGGCAAGAGCCGGTCGAAGGCGATGTGACGCTTCTGGCGATGCCGTGTTTCCACATTAGCGGCACCGGCACGGGGATCGGTACGATGGTGGCGGGCACCAATGCGATCGTGCTGCCCGAATACGATCCGACCCAGGCGTTGGACCTGATCGAGAATTACAACATCTCGAAGATATTCCTTGTGCCGGCGGCGATCCAGATCATGCTCAACCATCCGCGCGTGGCGGAGGTGGATTTCAGCCGGTTGAAATTCATCACCTATGGCGCGTCTCCGATCCCGCTCGAATTGATGAAGGCGGCGATGGAGCGGTTCGGCTGCGGCTTCGTGCAGATGTACGGCATGACCGAAACCAGCGGCACCATTGTGGCGCTCGATCCCGAGGATCACCGGCCCGAAGGCAGCCCGAAAATGCGCTCCGTCGGGACTCCGCTGCAAGGGGTCGAAATCAAGATCATCGATGATGACGGGAACACTGTGGCTGCCAACACTGTCGGCGAAATCGCCACCCGCAGCAGCAAGAATATGAGCCGGTACTGGAACAATCCGGATGCCACAGCCTCGACCATCGATCCGGAGGGATGGCTGCGCACCGGCGATGCCGGATATCTCGACGAGGACGGCTATCTCTATATCCATGACCGAGTGAAAGACATGATCATCTCGGGCGGGGAGAATATCTATCCGGCCGAGGTTGAAAACGCGGTCTACTCGCACCCTAAAGTCGCCGATGTCGCGGTGATCGGTGTGCCCGACGAAAAATGGGGCGAGGCGGTGAAAGCCTGCGTTGTCGTGAAGGATGGCGAGGAGGTTACCGAGCCGGAGATCATCGCGCATTGCCGCGAGCATATTGCGGGATACAAATGCCCCAAATCGATCGACTTTATCGAAGCCCTGCCGCGTAACCCATCGGGCAAGGTGCTGCGACGTGAATTGCGCGCGCCCTATTGGGAGGGCAAGGAACGGGCCGTCAATTGA
- a CDS encoding PaaI family thioesterase has translation MSNPPDGFSAAQFDTTFLDLSGPYFLKEEAGHTLVGMRVAENHVNYLDIAHGGVLTTFADVGLSYQVHASETPRLAVVTNTLTTNFLAGAKLGDWLVAECRVDRIGKRIAYTSGSIRRGEDVIMTMTGVFTILRKG, from the coding sequence ATGTCCAATCCACCAGACGGCTTCAGCGCGGCGCAATTCGATACCACGTTCCTCGACCTGTCCGGGCCGTATTTCCTTAAGGAGGAAGCTGGCCATACTCTGGTCGGCATGCGTGTTGCCGAAAACCACGTGAACTATCTGGACATCGCCCATGGCGGCGTGCTGACAACCTTTGCCGATGTCGGATTGTCGTATCAGGTCCATGCCAGCGAAACGCCGCGGCTGGCCGTGGTAACAAATACGCTGACCACCAACTTCCTCGCCGGGGCAAAGCTGGGCGATTGGCTGGTGGCCGAATGCCGGGTTGACCGGATCGGCAAGCGGATCGCCTATACCAGCGGCTCGATCCGACGGGGTGAAGACGTGATAATGACGATGACAGGTGTCTTCACGATACTGCGCAAAGGGTGA
- a CDS encoding enoyl-CoA hydratase/isomerase family protein: protein MTDDLLIETRGPIEIATLNRPNTLNAMSASLISALDAYFRGLQDRPEIRVVLFRGAGRAFCAGLDLTPGSWPADTTLGAVQSGWKTQRAIATVMQLMRQCPQPIIALGHGAACGGGFSLLLSSDVRFAAPSLKANAAYIKIGLGGCDMGSSYFLPRLVGASVASEYLLTGKFMTADKARECGLVSALVEEEALLDTGLTLAEEMLATSPMGLRMTKDALARNIDAPSFEAALAIEDRQQVMLAQTRDFTEAKRAFAEKRAPRYEDR, encoded by the coding sequence ATGACCGATGACCTGCTGATCGAAACCCGTGGACCGATCGAGATCGCAACTCTCAACCGGCCCAATACGCTGAACGCAATGAGCGCATCGCTGATCTCCGCACTCGATGCCTATTTTCGCGGCCTGCAAGATCGACCCGAGATTCGCGTGGTGCTGTTTCGCGGGGCCGGGCGCGCCTTTTGTGCCGGGCTCGATCTGACGCCCGGCTCCTGGCCTGCAGATACCACACTCGGGGCGGTACAGTCCGGCTGGAAGACGCAGCGCGCCATCGCCACTGTGATGCAGCTGATGCGCCAATGCCCGCAACCGATCATCGCGCTGGGCCATGGCGCGGCCTGCGGGGGCGGCTTCTCGCTTCTTTTGTCGAGCGATGTCCGCTTTGCCGCGCCGAGCCTCAAGGCGAATGCCGCCTATATCAAAATCGGTCTGGGCGGGTGTGACATGGGCTCGAGCTATTTCCTGCCGCGGCTGGTCGGCGCATCGGTCGCCAGCGAATATCTGCTGACCGGCAAGTTCATGACGGCAGACAAGGCGCGGGAATGCGGCCTGGTCAGCGCCCTGGTCGAAGAGGAGGCGCTGCTGGATACGGGCCTGACATTGGCGGAAGAGATGCTAGCGACGTCCCCTATGGGCCTGCGGATGACCAAGGACGCGCTGGCCCGCAACATTGATGCTCCCAGCTTCGAAGCTGCGCTTGCCATTGAAGACCGGCAGCAGGTGATGCTGGCCCAGACCCGCGATTTCACCGAAGCCAAGCGAGCCTTCGCCGAAAAACGCGCGCCGCGATACGAGGACCGTTAG